A single region of the Podospora pseudopauciseta strain CBS 411.78 chromosome 1, whole genome shotgun sequence genome encodes:
- a CDS encoding hypothetical protein (EggNog:ENOG503P24I; COG:S), with amino-acid sequence MGMDEKYPAGNPGMPLIPPRRGLSPGRFLLAVAYLVVVGFIYCFFQQNPNHPLHSHTAHHHAAQQPSAPETVIKMVEPSVRRGLVPLEAHIMSKCPDAKDCLRDLVLPVMQKTLDKVNFTLSFIGRPTEHDDGVACKHGAEECLGNIIELCAQSLYPDPKTYLGFVMCLTKDYRHIPQRGLIEDCALEHAIDFDKLNECATKDDGAYGMGMLRSSVRRTSAAGVTKSCTVRLNEEIYCVRDNGQWKECPHGSSVNDLVIAIEKLYHRRA; translated from the exons atGGGGATGGACGAGAAATACCCCGCTGGCAACCCCGGAATGCCGCTCATCCCACCGCGTCGCGGCCTCAGCCCAGGACGTTTCCTCCTCGCTGTCGCATACCTTGTCGTTGTCGGATTCATCTACTGCTTCTTCCAGCAGAACCCAAACCACCCGCTTCACTCACACACCGCCCATCACCATGCCGCTCAGCAACCCTCGGCGCCTGAGACGGTGATCAAGATGGTGGAGCCTAGCGTcagaagggggttggttcCTCTTGAGGCGCATATCATGTCCAAGTGCCCTGATGCGAAG GACTGCCTCCGCGACCTCGTTCTCCCCGTCATGCAAAAGACTCTCGACAAGGTCAACTTTACCCTCTCGTTCATCGGCCG ACCAACCGAACACGATGACGGAGTGGCTTGCAAGCATGGCGCAGAGGAGT GCCTCGGCAACATCATTGAGCTCTGCGCCCAAAGCCTTTACCCAGACCCCAAGACCTATCTCGGGTTCGTCATGTGCTTAACCAAGGACTACCGCCACATCCCCCAGCGTGGTTTGATCGAGGACTGCGCCCTCGAGCATGCCATCGACTTTGACAAGCTCAACGAGTGCGCCACCAAGGATGATGGCGCCTATGGGATGGGTATGCTCAGAAGCAGCGTCAGGAGAACCTCGGCGGCCGGCGTGACCAAGAGCTGCACCGTCCGCCTCAACGAGGAGATCTACTGCGTCCGCGATAACGGCCAGTGGAAGGAATGCCCCCACGGCTCCAGCGTCAATGACCTCGTCATTGCGATTGAGAAGCTTTACCACCGGCGCGCTTGA
- a CDS encoding hypothetical protein (EggNog:ENOG503P4XE; COG:J), whose translation MPPSRKLISSGSPFEARIGYSRAVVQGDMVFVSGCTGYDYKTGLISPNVVDQAEQTFQNIAAALAEAGAGMQDVVRVRYILPDRKDFESTWPVLQKWLGNVRPAATMIQAGLMEEVMKIEVEVTAKVDR comes from the exons ATGCCCCCCTCCCGCAAGCTCATCTCCTCCGGCTCCCCGTTCGAGGCTCGGATCGGGTACTCCCGAGCTGTAGTCCAGGGTGACATGGTTTTTGTATCTGGATGCACTGG CTACGACTACAAAACAGgcctcatctcccccaacgTCGTCGACCAAGCAGAGCAAACCTTTCAAAACATCGCCGCTGCCTTGGCCGAAGCGGGCGCTGGGATGCAGGATGTTGTGAGAGTGAGATACATCCTGCCAGACAGGAAAGACTTTGAAAGCACCTG GCCTGTGCTCCAAAAGTGGCTGGGCAATGTGAGACCTGCCGCTACCATGATCCAGGCtgggttgatggaggaggtgatgaagaTTGAAGTTGAAGTCACCGCCAAAGTGGACAGGTAA
- a CDS encoding hypothetical protein (EggNog:ENOG503NXVQ) yields MAPHFPWRQKSKEKEKKAEEGGDGNAKVVLTPSAAPRVSVSSLSSDDNGKRIPVAPILDDEDEQFLERLVARTGFDAEEEEGPRPALPPRSKTPELTWDWDDKSETFQLFGASSASNPNDTALVLKDKNTELATIPKAPEQESPSGPEEIVIDAADTKADGKDNQNTKSKEKKPSRLSRMFTRSKKQGSSTPDNLAVPATEGTTKPESAEKEWADLSRLLDKLNLSSSGSISSDAKDLLVRPFVQILKDLANGVPTAVDDLVSLLDGRNDILTKTFEKLPSSLQKLVTQLPKKLTSSLAPEILAMAAEAQGLDKSKINADEGLKGAAKFFMPKNLSDLALTPALIKTMLKAILNALKTKFPMLAGTSALWSVAVFLLLFVLWYCHKRGREEREKKEKEEAEGEGEKKEGEADGEAVSGERVVEEVLQNERAGDGTVAGQGGNGELVVVVDAPGKGVPK; encoded by the coding sequence ATGGCTCCGCATTTTCCATGGAGGCAAAAGtcaaaggagaaggagaagaaggccgaggagggtggtgatggcaaCGCGAAAGTCGTCTTGACGCCATCGGCCGCTCCCCGGGTTTCAGTATCGTCGCTTTCATCTGACGACAACGGCAAGCGAATCCCAGTGGCTcccatcctcgacgacgaggatgagcaGTTTCTCGAACGACTCGTTGCGCGCACTGGCTTTGacgcggaggaggaagagggaccTCGGCCGGCGCTGCCGCCTCGATCGAAAACCCCCGAGTTGACGTGGGATTGGGATGACAAGAGCGAGACGTTCCAGCTGTTCGGCGCCAGCTCggcctccaaccccaacgaTACGGCTCTGGTGTTGAAGGACAAGAATACCGAGCTGGCAACGATACCCAAGGCGCCAGAACAAGAGTCTCCTTCTGGGCCAGAGGAGATTGTTATCGACGCGGCAGATACAAAGGCTGATGGAAAGGATAACCAGAACACCAAgtcgaaggagaagaagccatcGCGCCTGTCCCGCATGTTCACGCGCTCCAAAAAGCAGGGTTCGTCAACCCCGGACAACCTCGCCGTTCCCGCGACCGAGGGCACAACCAAGCCGGAATCGGCCGAGAAGGAATGGGCCGACCTCTCTCGCTTGTTAGACAAGCTCAACCTGTCGTCTTCGGGCTCCATCTCTTCAGACGCAAAAGACCTATTGGTTCGGCCGTTTGTCCAAATTCTCAAGGATCTCGCCAACGGTGTCCCCACAGCAGTTGACGACCttgtctccctcctcgacggCCGGAATGACATCCTCACCAAGACCTTTGAGAAGCTGCCTTCGTCTCTCCAGAAACTAGTGACACAGCTTCCCAAGAAGCTCACCTCTAGCCTTGCCCCGGAAATTCTAGCCATGGCCGCGGAAGCGCAGGGGCTGGATAAATCCAAGATTAATGCTGACGAGGGGCTGAAGGGGGCAGCCAAGTTCTTTATGCCAAAGAACCTGAGTGATTTGGCACTCACCCCAGCGTTGATCAAGACCATGCTCAAGGCCATCTTGAATGCGCTGAAGACCAAGTTTCCCATGTTGGCGGGAACAAGCGCGTTGTGGAGCGTGGCTGTTTTCCTGTTGCTGTTTGTGCTGTGGTATTGTCATAAACGAggcagagaggagagggagaagaaggagaaagaagaggctgagggggagggggagaagaaggaaggggaggcggACGGGGAGGCAGTCAGTGGAGagcgggtggtggaggaggtcttgCAGAATGAGAGGGCCGGGGACGGGACGGTGGCTGGCCAGGGGGGTAACGGGgaactggtggtggtcgttgaCGCGCCGGGTAAGGGGGTTCCCAAGTAA
- a CDS encoding hypothetical protein (EggNog:ENOG503NVMP; COG:B; BUSCO:EOG092645L9), which produces MEIDWEPPLPAGYNDLHRSFLQNFMAQGTLTLKQGKKLLADLKSKTTFEPVDPDTITLDQFTDAIRTAREAVEPLDYDIRYMRDQVRDERVWVFYNTQSDPASQMATVHSAEEVAYIKRLLDAMFETYNTPRMEVMAVDEGQALKVSRPSRQSMGNGHVNGANGEDAEGSQSATRGLKHSEVLALLSNLVAEGWLEKSRDGFYSLGTRALVELWSWLVATYNDEEEEWQHIKFCEACKEIVTHGQRCNNVDCTIRLHDVCEGNFWRTRPDRKCPKCQTEWDGSQFVGERAITSRSAFQRSRAGRRGRRSEVAEDAGEEEAED; this is translated from the coding sequence ATGGAGATCGACTGGGAGCCACCTCTTCCAGCCGGGTACAATGACCTCCACCGTTCTTTTCTTCAAAACTTCATGGCACAAGGCACCCTCACGCTGAAACAAGGCAAGAAACTGCTGGCCGACCTCAAGTCAAAGACCACCTTTGAGCCCGTTGACCCGGACACCATCACTCTGGACCAGTTTACAGATGCCATCCGAACTGCGAGAGAGGCCGTGGAGCCATTGGACTATGACATCCGCTATATGCGCGATCAAGTCCGAGACGAGCGTGTCTGGGTTTTTTACAACACCCAGAGCgacccagccagccagaTGGCCACTGTCCATTCGGCCGAAGAGGTAGCATACATCAAGAGGCTGCTCGACGCCATGTTTGAGACGTACAACACGCCCCGCATGGAGGTCATGGCTGTGGATGAGGGACAGGCACTAAAAGTATCACGCCCCTCTCGGCAAAGTATGGGGAATGGACATGTCAACGGCGCCAATGGTGAGGATGCGGAAGGCAGTCAGTCAGCCACTCGGGGACTCAAACACTCCGAAGTGCTCGCGCTACTATCGAACCTGGTAGCCgaggggtggttggagaAGAGCAGGGACGGGTTTTACAGCCTGGGCACGAGAGCCCTGGTTGAGCTGTGGTCCTGGCTTGTTGCCACCTACaacgacgaagaagaagagtggCAGCATATCAAGTTCTGCGAGGCGTGCAAGGAGATCGTGACGCACGGACAGCGGTGTAACAATGTAGACTGCACAATTCGCCTGCACGATGTTTGCGAGGGCAATTTTTGGAGGACCAGGCCGGACCGGAAGTGTCCGAAGTGCCAGACGGAGTGGGATGGATCTCAGTTTGTGGGGGAAAGGGCCATCACATCCAGGTCGGCATTCCAAAGATCAAGAGCCGGGAGACGCGGGAGACGTAGCGAGGTCGCCGAAGAtgcaggcgaggaagaggctgaagactaa
- a CDS encoding hypothetical protein (EggNog:ENOG503P5A4), translated as MAQLPSEVMGQCVAILLYSWFCLAVGLFLLWIVWVHDERTSYVIMLGSFMVLHTFTSIIQQIHTITWWNDIKIAQWQNVVANVGNPELNITGASTGLDLVLFYIQYYCYNVESLLVVFWAVELANSIFQLRITKMYRFHASLIAKGTAAVIPAVFMVLLRFSKIQASTVGFLILSSGIMIACFLAGSLILLSILGKYIHSRVMVLSWDVRYGRSTNTGGGTSDGTNPTSSSQPKPPLPKRKNIYDRWLVLRFTVAFIALSLFQLVVVMFQLRASQTNSVENVPAEPDLSAGRAVTDFILYIPGVTAPVLAYLVFGTTRTFRDYAWSVLAPRWLLAKREARKQARKKPSVVIGARDLAIISQEQANKAGRDLESGLCHYEVSVTAGRDRANSNAGRDRAYSNAGRMRGNSIRLQNLNSSHNHIVGAMKDKDSDEDEWPIMKHESIQVTTEIDRSSGHSSQWKDMMDKDRRI; from the exons ATGGCTCAACTGCCCTCCGAGGTCATGGGCCAGTGTGTTGCTATTCTTCTCTACAGCTGGTTTTGCCTGGCCGTCGGCTTGTTCTTGCTGTGGATCGTGTGGGTTCATGATGAGCGCACGAGCT ATGTCATCATGCTGGGGTCTTTCATGGTCTTGCACACATTTACCTCAATCATCCAGCAAATACACACCATCACCTGGTGGAACGATATCAAGATAGCACAATGGCAGAATGTCGTTGCCAATGTGGGGAATCCTGAGCTCAACATCACGGGTGCATCAACCGGTCTGGATTTAGTGCTGTTTTACATTC AGTACTATTGCTACAATGTAGAATCACTACTCGTTGTCTTTTGGGCTGTAGAGCTGGCCAACAGTATCTTCCAGCTACGCATCACCAAAATGTACCGGTTCCACGCCTCTCTGATTGCCAAGGGTACTGCGGCCGTGATTCCGGCCGTGTTTATGGTTTTGCTTCGGTTCAGCAAGATTCAGGCCAGTACCGTCGGGTTCCTAATCTTGTCCAGCGGAATCA TGATCGCTTGCTTCCTGGCCGGCAGCTTGATCTTGTTGTCGATTCTTGGCAAATACATTCACTCGCGGGTAATGGTGTTGTCATGGGACGTTCGGTATGGGCGCTCAACGAACACTGGTGGAGGCACCTCGGATGGAACGAATCCAACCAGTAGCTCGCAGCCGAAGCCTCCGTtgccgaagaggaagaatATCTACGAcaggtggttggtgttgcgGTTCACCGTTGCTTTCATCGCCTTGAG CCTTTTTCAACTCGTCGTTGTCATGTTCCAGCTCCGAGCTTCACAGACCAACTCGGTCGAAAATGTCCCGGCAGAGCCGGACCTGAGTGCCGGGAGAGCCGTTACCGACTTTATTCTTTACATCCCTGGAGTTACGGCGCCGGTACTGGCTTATTTGGTGTTTGGAACAACGAGGACCTTTCGAGATTATGCCTGGTCCGTACTTGCGCCGCGGTGGTTGCTGGCGAAGCGAGAGGCACGCAAGCAGGCCAGGAAGAAGCCCAGCGTCGTGATCGGTGCGAGGGACTTGGCCATCATCAGCCAGGAGCAGGCAAACAAAGCGGGCCGTGATTTGGAATCAGGACTTTGTCATTACGAGGTCAGCGTCACTGCCGGGAGGGATAGGGCGAACAGCAACGCTGGGAGGGATAGGGCGTATAGCAATgctgggaggatgagggggaacAGCATAAGGCTGCAGAACCTCAATTCTTCCCACAACCACATTGTGGGTGCGATGAAGGATAAGGACTCGGATGAGGATGAATGGCCGATTATGAAGCATGAGTCCATTCAGGTCACGACCGAAATCGACCGAAGCTCTGGCCACTCTAGTCAGTGGAAGGATATGATGGACAAGGATCGGAGGATATGA